Genomic DNA from Synergistaceae bacterium:
TATCCCAGATCGTCATAACCGTAGTGCTTGAGTCCTTCAGGTGCGTCATCCAATATTAATAAAGTTGTGTCGACGATATACTGTTCATAGGACATCCAGAAATAGCCGTCATCGCCCCAGTCAGTTCCCCATGAATTACGAACGAGCCAAGCTCCGTCTTTCGTGGGTCTCATAGACACAGGGAAGTTCATGCGAGAAAAATTATCATCCCAGCCTACAATATTAACTGCGTGAGTGATATTAAACCAAGAATCGTTACCATTATAATAATAAACTTTAACGTATTTACCATCTACTAGATGAGTAGAGTAGTTATCATGATTATTACAATAAGAAATACCCAACGCACCTTGTTTAATAACGAGTTCCTTGACTACATTCATAATTTTGTCGCCGCTTAAATATCCAATGCTATATGTATCTTTAAGTCTAACTGGTAAAGTAGTATATTCTTCGGGTAATTTATCGGGAGCTGTATATGTATATTGTCTTGAGGGGTAAGGAAGTATATTTTCACGCACAAATCCCAGCCTTGAAGTTAATGCGATTACTTTATCAAAATTTCCGCCTTGATCTAAAATATCTTCATCCTCATAATTTAGACCGAAAGATTTACCCGGCCGCGTGTCTCCATAAACAAAATATGCAACAAACATTTCTGACAAGTCAAGAACGCTATCACTATAAAGAGTCTTATAAGTCGATTCCATTGAAGCGAGCGATGCGTGTGCCCAGCAAGTTCCCCATGGATTTTGATTTTTGACTGGAGTGAGTCTATTTTGCTCTCTCAGATCATAGTAATCCGGCACTGTGTTTAAAATAGAAATCTCACCGTCACGAGGTTTAGGGGGATTCTTCCATAAATGACTTCTATCAATGGGACTCGGTATTACTCCGCCTTTGAAAGAATCGGCTTCAGATTTTATTGAGACTTCTTTTTGCTGCTCAAGACTTTCGAGCCATTTTACATATTCAGGTGAAGGCGGAAGAATCACTATATCGTTATCACTTGCAAATGCTGAATATGGGCATAAAACGCGAAATAACAATAATGTAATTACTGCAAATTTCTTGAACTTCATAAATAATTCACTCCTTAGTATAAAGCATAAAATAAATAAATTCTTTATGACAACGAGCACAAATTTTTTAATGAATTCACTTAAGGAGGTTCTGACTCTAGGGAACTGCTCACGAAATTACGTATTTTACGGGGGGGGGGCATGAGTAATCACAAGCATTTACGCCTATAAAATATAATAATTTCATGATATGTTCTCTGCCTCCTTATTAAATAATTATCAAATTTTATTCCTGCTGTAAATTTGTAGTCTTTGTAGTGATAAGTCATTATAGCATATGAAATTTACGAGAAATCACGTTATATATACTTATTCAAGCAAGTTATAATCATGAATATTTTATTATGAGGGGAGAAATTTTCATGAAAGTTTTATTAATCAATGGCAGCCCTAACGAGAAAGGCTGTACTTTTACGGCATTAAGTGAAGTTGCTGACATTCTCAATCACGAGGGAATCGACACGGAATTTTTCCATATCGGCAAGAAAGCGATTCAGGGCTGTATAGGCTGCTTTAAGTGCGCTACTCTCGGACATTGTGTATTTAATGACAGCGTAAATGAATTAACAGCAAGGCTTGACGAGTTCGACGGCTTTGTTATAGGCTCACCTGTTTATTATGCCGGGCCGAATGGGAGTTTATGCGCTTTTCTTGACAGATTCTTTTTTTCAGGCGGGGACAAATTTTTCAATAAGCCCGGTGCTTGTGTAGTATCCTGTAGAAGAGGGGGAGCGTCGGCAGCTTTTGACAGGTTGAATAAATATTTTACGATTAAACTTATGCCGGTCGTCTCGTCTCAATACTGGAATCAAGTTCACGGAAATACTCCGGATGAAGTAAGACAGGATTTAGAAGGCTTGCAGACTATGCGGACACTTGGCCGGAATATGGCTTGGCTGTTGAAGTCAATCAAAGCAGGCAATAAAGAAGGCTTAAATATTCCTGAGCTTGAAGAGTGGCAAGGTACTAACTTTATAAGATAGAAAATTTTTTCCATGAAATACGGGGGAATATCTAGTAACAAGCATGATTAATATATTTATGATTTAGCAGCAAGTTCTAAAATTTTTATAATTAATTCGCTCGCTTTATTCATAACCTGAATCGAAATAAATTCAAATCTGCTGTGCCAGTTACAAGCCCCCGTAAAAATATTAGGTGTAAGAAGTCCCCGCCAAGTCAAAGCCGCTCCGTCAGTTCCGCCTCTCACTGGGACAATAACAGGCTTAATATTTAATTCTTTCATTGCTTGAATGGCTAAATTAACCGGCTGCATATTATCTTGTATTTTCTCGAACATGTTGTAATACTGATCTATTATATTAAGCTCAAATTTTGCCGAGATATATTTTCCTTGTAAGAAATCAACGCACTTAGCAATAAATTTTTTACGGGACTCAAATTTTTTCATGTCATGATCTCGAATAATAAAATTTAATTCTGCATATTCTGAACTTGCATTAAAGCTCATACAGTGATAAAAGCCTTCCCGGCCTTCTGTTGTTGCTGGAGTCTCGTTTGCTGGTAAAAGATTTAATAATTCATTTGCTAGAGTTATAGCACTGACCATTAAATTTTTTGCGCTGCCCGGGTGAACTGAACGGCCGTAAATTTTTATAGCGGCTTTTGCTGCGTTGAAATTTTCGTAATTAATCTCACCTAATTCCCCGCCGTCTACTGTATAAGCAAAATCCGCCCCGAATTCCTGAATATTTAAATTTTTAGCAAGTTCGCCTATTTCTTCGTCTGGAGTGAAAGCAATTTTTATGTCGCCGTGTTCAATTTCAGGATGTGAAATTAAGTAATCAAGCGCGCCCATTATTTCAGCGATTCCGGCCTTGTCGTCTGCTCCTAAAAGTGTAGTGCCGTCTGTAACTATTAAATCATGACTTATAAAATTTTTTAGCTCCGGAAAGTCTTCAGGGGATAAATTAACTTGCTGATTCAGTGCGATATTATTTCCGTCATAATTATTTATTATTCTTGCGTTGACATTTGCGCCAGTGATTTCTGTCGCTGTGTCCATATGAGAAATAAAGCCTATTGATGGAATTTCTTTATTAGAGTTAGATTTTAGAGTGCCAGTTACATAAGCATGTTCACTGATTGAAGCATTAATGCCGCGTTCCTGCAATTCCTGTAATAACTCACGAGCTAAGAGCCATTGTTTTTCTGTGCTGGGAATGACTCCGGCGTTTTCCTGCGATTGAGTGTCATATTTTATATATTTCAAAAAATGTTCTAGTGTCGTGAACAAGTTAAAAGCCTCCCCGAAAATTTTGCTTAAATAATTATATCAAGTTTTCAAGGAGGCCGGGCGAATTTATTTATTTGCTGACAAGAATAACAGGCGCATAAATTATATCTTTATTCAGCCACGCAGAGACAATAATTAATTTATTTTCCGGGACTGTAAAAATTTCTTGGCCTGACTCGTTATAGAATTCAGCGATCTCGTCATCTTCTGAAGGATTATTATTTTGCGGACATGCCAGCCAGAATAATTTTGCGTTAGTTTGTGCGTTCTCGTCTAGTTCGATTTCAAGTTCATAGAGACCGCTTTTATTAACGTGAATCTCAGGCAATACAGCAGCAATTATATAATCATCAGAAATATTTATATTGATAGAATTAATATCACGTTCAGAGCCTATAAATAAATTCTCGTTTGAGCTAATAACTTCCCCGGGCTCGTTAATAATTTCTGATTCAAGTTTTGAGCTTGAGTCCGAGTCTGACACGTCATTATTTGCAAGATTTGAATTTTGCGGAGTTATATATGCTTTTTTCGGGTCAGAGTTATTATTTATTATGAGCGTAAAATTTTGACTCGTCTCACGTCTTGAATATTCAGCGGGGATCTTGTCATTATAGGCAGTAATAATAATATTATATTCCCCCGGTGCAGCAGTCGGAGTCCCTGAAATTTTGCCCTTGCTAGAAAATTTTAGTCCTGAAGGTAGATTATCAGCGCGCCACTTTATAGTTTTGTCGCCGGTTGCTGTGATATTTGCGTTATATTTTGCCTTATAAGTCGCTTCAGGAAGTGAATCACTTGTAATTACAGGCGGATTATAGACTTGTAAAGAAAATTTTTTCTTTGCGATTTTGCCCGAACTGTTAGAGAGATTTATATTAATCTTGAATTTTCCTGATTTATTAATAATGCCTGAAAGAATACCCGTTTTTACATCATAGCTCATGCCTTCAGGAAATCCCGTAAAATCCCAGCTTAAAGGTGGAGTGCCTGTTCCTGCGCAGGAAATTATATAATTTTCGCCGATTATTGCAGATTTAAGTCCGTAATTATTTATTGAAGTTATTGCGGGTTTCTCTGCTGTTATCTTGAGAGTTAATTTATTAGCAGATTCTCCGGCGGCATTTGCAGCAATTATAGTAATTTTGCCGTTAAAACCTTGAGTCGGAGTCCCTGAAATTATGCCGGTGTTCACGTCAAAACTTAGTCCGGGGGGTAAAGACTCTTTTATGCTCCATGTGATAGGCTCTGACCCCTTAGAAATTTTTAACGGTGATGAGCGATATTCTTTATAGACATTGCCGGCTGGTAATTTTCCGGAGAATTTAGGCAAGACGGGATTTATTACAAGCGAGAAAGTTTTTTGTGTCAAATTACTCCCATTTGAAGCAGTGATTATCACGTTAAAATCGCCGTATTGTGTAGGATTTCCTGAAATTTTGCCGGTTGACTCGTTAATTGCCAGGCCGTCGGGAAGATTCGCAGCTTGCCATGTTAAAGATTTTGCGCCTTTTGCCTTGAGTGATACGCTATATTTTTTGCCGTCAGTGCCATTCTTGAGAGTTGTTGTAGTGATTTCTAGTGAAGATCCTGACGCACTCACAATCATAGTAAATTCTTTCGAGGCCAAGTCAGTCCCGTTTGATGCAGTAACAGTAAATTTATAAGTGCCTGATTTTGTAGGAGTGCCGCTTATAATGCCAGACTCGCTTAAATCAAATCCCGGGGGAAGTTCGCCCGTGTGAGACCATTTTATATTATTAGATTCTGAGGCTTTGAGAGTGAAATTATAAATCTTCCCTGTGAATGCCTTATCAAGAGACTCCGTTATAATTTGCAAATCTGAGTCGTTATCGTCATCATAAACAATAGCGGGGCCGACTGTAATATTTATTGACGCGGTGAAATTCTTAAATTTTGCTGTAAGTGTCGTGGAGCCTTCTTCAAGAGCCTGAACGCAGCCATTTTGATTTATACGTGCAATCGATTCATTTTCTGAAGTCCATTCAGTGCCGTTTAATGGCGATGATATATCGTAATAATTCCCGTTTTCGTCAATTGCGTAGAGTTCCGCGGGAGTCTCTGAATTCTTATTTGTGTAAAGTGTTGAGCCTGCGTTAAAGTCAAGTTTTACTATGTTTATATTGCTTAAATCATCGAGCAGGGCAGCATTTACTGTATTAGAGATTCTCACGCCTGACATATCAGCATCTTTTGATATAAATGATAAGCAGAAAATTTCTATTGTCCCCTTGTCAAAACTCTTGAAGAAATCTTTTGCGTTAAATTCTACTTTGAATTCTGTTCTATTGTCATTTAAAGCAGGGAACGTGAAAAATCTGTTCTCGTCATCATTGCCGAATATGCAGAATACATCATTTTTTACGGGGTTATCTGAATTTAGCGTTAAAGTTACAGTCTTTGAATTTATATCAGATTGAGAAAATACAGACGGCTCAACTTTCAAGCGCATTGACTCTATAAATTTAAAGTCGATATCAATATTTTTATTTACATTTAAAGCTGATACAGATAACGAGGGCGAATTATTTACAGATTTAAAACTTGTATTAACAGTATTCGAGTCAAAAATTTTAAATTTTGATGATGATCCTTTCAGCAACAAAGCTATTTCGCGCCCGACATCGTTTTGACGGCATATATTCCAATGTGCGTATCTGTCTGCAAAATCAGGGTGTAAAGCCTCAATACCGTTCCAATAAAGGCTGCTGTGTCCTGTAAAATCACCTGCTGCACTGCTTGCTGATACAATTAAATCATTTGCTTCTGTACCAAATAATAAAGTGGCATATATATTTGTGAGATCTCTAAACCATGTAGGCAGCTGCAATATATATCCCAGTACACTTAAAACTTTCCCCCCGACATTTTTATAAATTTTCCCTGCTGTACTTACTGCAAATTGCGGAAGATTACGAATATCAACATTAAATCCTATTGACCAGTCCATTATTATGTCGAAAATCTGCCAGGCAGTATCATAATAACCGTCTCCGCGTATATCGCCGTAAATTGCATACATGGGAACGCCTGAAGGGAATCCGTAATTGCGTTTTGCCGTTGTTTTCAGTTCGAGCCAAGCGTTTTTATAATAATCTTTCACAGTTTCAGGATCAATTTTATAAGCTGCGAACATCATGAGAAGTGCAACGGGCTTTCTTAAATTATCAAGTTGATTATTAAATACATTATTATTATTATTTAGAATGCTGTTATACATAGCAGTAATAAAAGTGTTCGTATTATCGTAATCTGCCCAAGGAGTCCCCCTGTGAGGAGTCGCCACTGTAATAAGCCGTCTTACCATTCCGCGCCTATATGAACGTATAGACCAGTTATTGCCGTCCCGCGAGTCGTTGTTTTCTTCGCTTAAAAATTTTCGTGCCATCAGTCCGCCCATTCCATGAGCAATAATATCAACTTTTGTGCTTACTATACCGCCCTGATTATAATAATTAATCATTTCAAGAATAGTATTAAATAATTCGTTATTATCATTTGCAAGAATGTCATTAGTGCTTTGTCTGCCGTCATAATTCCAAACGCTTATATGATTCTCATCAAATTTTGCCTTAATAAGTTCAGGCCAGACTCCATTTTTGCCGTAAATGCCAAAAGTTTGTATTGCATTGCTGAACATTCCCGGAATTAACAGAACCGGAGCGGCGTGGATCTCTAATTCTATTTCTCGTTCAAGTTCCTTCTCATTTTCGGGTATTTCCTCGTCAGTCTCATCGGCTGTAAATTTCACATTAACAGTAAAATAATCTTTCGGAAAATTTTTGTGAGCAGGGAATGCCGCAGGAGCAATAAGAACCGCCGAAGCCTGATGTCCCTTCATGTCCGAATTATCTATTTCTGTTGTGTGCACTGGAGTTAAAGTATTAAGCTCGATTTTATTCAAGTTTTCAAGAGTCGCTCCTATATTATCAGGAATTTCAAAAAATACATTGCCGGGTCTATTAGTATATACTCTTAGAATGAGCCGTGAATTTCCATCAGCAGTAAATCCTATTTTGCCGTATGTACTATAAGGCTTGAGAGCTATTATATCTTCAGTGATTTTATTGCCATTGCTGTCTAAATAATTTTCTGCGTCCATATCGCCAATTATATAGTCATAGTCAGAGCCTCCGAAATATCCGCGTTCTATAGCTTCAACACCTAAAGGAGATTTTATAGTGACGGACATTATATAATTATTCGGCGAGTGAGTATTATATTTATATTCAAGTTCGTCCGGTCTGCTTGAAAAAAGTAATATTCCCGTATCTATATCATGTGAAATTAGATTTACTCTACTGCCTTTACCTCTATAAGCCTTCAGGGAATTAATATCAATATATTCAAGTTTTGAGACATAATCTTTTAAGCAGACTTCAAAACCGTTTGTTACAGCATTAACTTTTAATTTATTGCTGACCTGATATTTAGCATCTATAAAATTTAATTTGTGATTCTTGCTGAGGTCTAATTCTGTTAAATTATTGTCTGAGCAGTTCAGAGCAGTTAAACTTGTGCAGCTGCTTAAATCAAGATGTTCGAGTTTATTATCATAACAATCAATCCAATCAAGATTAGAACTGTTAATATCAAGCGAGACTAATTTATTATTATCGCATTTAAGCTCTCTAAGTTTTTGATGATTACTCAAATCTAAGACGCTTAATTTATTATATTCACACTTGAGTGTTTCTAAATTGTGATTACTGCTTAAATTCAGCTCTGAAATTTTATTACTGCCCAGCATCAAATTTTTTAGTGAAGTGTTGCTGCTTAAATCTATTTCTGTAATTTCGCTGTTGAACAGGCCTAAATCAGTTAATGCGCTATTTTTCTGTAAATTAATTTTCGAGAGTTTCAGCCATTCGCAGTATATACTAGTCAATTTAGGATTTGCGCCCGTATTGAGTTCTGACAAGCTGCCATAATAAATTTTAAGATAGTCAATATTAGGAAAATATTCTATACCTTTCAACGAAAATATATTGTGTAATTCAAGAACTGACTGCCCTGCTAAAACATTAAGTTCTGCCCCGTCAAGGAATCCGTTGCCACTGCCGTCCCATCTCTCATGGCCGTCTTCGTCAAAATAGT
This window encodes:
- a CDS encoding flavodoxin family protein, which gives rise to MKVLLINGSPNEKGCTFTALSEVADILNHEGIDTEFFHIGKKAIQGCIGCFKCATLGHCVFNDSVNELTARLDEFDGFVIGSPVYYAGPNGSLCAFLDRFFFSGGDKFFNKPGACVVSCRRGGASAAFDRLNKYFTIKLMPVVSSQYWNQVHGNTPDEVRQDLEGLQTMRTLGRNMAWLLKSIKAGNKEGLNIPELEEWQGTNFIR
- the pepT gene encoding peptidase T; this encodes MFTTLEHFLKYIKYDTQSQENAGVIPSTEKQWLLARELLQELQERGINASISEHAYVTGTLKSNSNKEIPSIGFISHMDTATEITGANVNARIINNYDGNNIALNQQVNLSPEDFPELKNFISHDLIVTDGTTLLGADDKAGIAEIMGALDYLISHPEIEHGDIKIAFTPDEEIGELAKNLNIQEFGADFAYTVDGGELGEINYENFNAAKAAIKIYGRSVHPGSAKNLMVSAITLANELLNLLPANETPATTEGREGFYHCMSFNASSEYAELNFIIRDHDMKKFESRKKFIAKCVDFLQGKYISAKFELNIIDQYYNMFEKIQDNMQPVNLAIQAMKELNIKPVIVPVRGGTDGAALTWRGLLTPNIFTGACNWHSRFEFISIQVMNKASELIIKILELAAKS
- a CDS encoding putative Ig domain-containing protein, which produces MRKFAVYALILVSSFIIISAAFADLHIDSAFPDPNFASYVKGFDRHYFDEDGHERWDGSGNGFLDGAELNVLAGQSVLELHNIFSLKGIEYFPNIDYLKIYYGSLSELNTGANPKLTSIYCEWLKLSKINLQKNSALTDLGLFNSEITEIDLSSNTSLKNLMLGSNKISELNLSSNHNLETLKCEYNKLSVLDLSNHQKLRELKCDNNKLVSLDINSSNLDWIDCYDNKLEHLDLSSCTSLTALNCSDNNLTELDLSKNHKLNFIDAKYQVSNKLKVNAVTNGFEVCLKDYVSKLEYIDINSLKAYRGKGSRVNLISHDIDTGILLFSSRPDELEYKYNTHSPNNYIMSVTIKSPLGVEAIERGYFGGSDYDYIIGDMDAENYLDSNGNKITEDIIALKPYSTYGKIGFTADGNSRLILRVYTNRPGNVFFEIPDNIGATLENLNKIELNTLTPVHTTEIDNSDMKGHQASAVLIAPAAFPAHKNFPKDYFTVNVKFTADETDEEIPENEKELEREIELEIHAAPVLLIPGMFSNAIQTFGIYGKNGVWPELIKAKFDENHISVWNYDGRQSTNDILANDNNELFNTILEMINYYNQGGIVSTKVDIIAHGMGGLMARKFLSEENNDSRDGNNWSIRSYRRGMVRRLITVATPHRGTPWADYDNTNTFITAMYNSILNNNNNVFNNQLDNLRKPVALLMMFAAYKIDPETVKDYYKNAWLELKTTAKRNYGFPSGVPMYAIYGDIRGDGYYDTAWQIFDIIMDWSIGFNVDIRNLPQFAVSTAGKIYKNVGGKVLSVLGYILQLPTWFRDLTNIYATLLFGTEANDLIVSASSAAGDFTGHSSLYWNGIEALHPDFADRYAHWNICRQNDVGREIALLLKGSSSKFKIFDSNTVNTSFKSVNNSPSLSVSALNVNKNIDIDFKFIESMRLKVEPSVFSQSDINSKTVTLTLNSDNPVKNDVFCIFGNDDENRFFTFPALNDNRTEFKVEFNAKDFFKSFDKGTIEIFCLSFISKDADMSGVRISNTVNAALLDDLSNINIVKLDFNAGSTLYTNKNSETPAELYAIDENGNYYDISSPLNGTEWTSENESIARINQNGCVQALEEGSTTLTAKFKNFTASINITVGPAIVYDDDNDSDLQIITESLDKAFTGKIYNFTLKASESNNIKWSHTGELPPGFDLSESGIISGTPTKSGTYKFTVTASNGTDLASKEFTMIVSASGSSLEITTTTLKNGTDGKKYSVSLKAKGAKSLTWQAANLPDGLAINESTGKISGNPTQYGDFNVIITASNGSNLTQKTFSLVINPVLPKFSGKLPAGNVYKEYRSSPLKISKGSEPITWSIKESLPPGLSFDVNTGIISGTPTQGFNGKITIIAANAAGESANKLTLKITAEKPAITSINNYGLKSAIIGENYIISCAGTGTPPLSWDFTGFPEGMSYDVKTGILSGIINKSGKFKININLSNSSGKIAKKKFSLQVYNPPVITSDSLPEATYKAKYNANITATGDKTIKWRADNLPSGLKFSSKGKISGTPTAAPGEYNIIITAYNDKIPAEYSRRETSQNFTLIINNNSDPKKAYITPQNSNLANNDVSDSDSSSKLESEIINEPGEVISSNENLFIGSERDINSININISDDYIIAAVLPEIHVNKSGLYELEIELDENAQTNAKLFWLACPQNNNPSEDDEIAEFYNESGQEIFTVPENKLIIVSAWLNKDIIYAPVILVSK